One Podarcis raffonei isolate rPodRaf1 chromosome 3, rPodRaf1.pri, whole genome shotgun sequence genomic region harbors:
- the CGAS gene encoding cyclic GMP-AMP synthase — MWLGGRGAPTQETLSSAARTSFSDAMGRGGAGRGARKGEAAPAAKGDGGTAGSKGRGEGRRGDEGDRASQRAGKGVAASSGRKTSQKKKEPDQAKSKLAPEEPGLWQALGKLTLDAGERADAEEPLQAANGAAAQSGKKSSQKEPPDQRKAVGGARRKLKSTFAPEEPGANGIPSLIQALGMCTISAEERPKAEAANGAAAPSGKKASRKEKGAQKAQEAEQAMCALVKLEPAPRGSAVVAPNKRVASQKAKPLPKEEEEVGQPGKESASTERRASRKREQEKAYELAGKEAGARGKLLPKEPGPRGNRSLRQVLEKLRLAKEERSKAAQLVNKVRVILVKAIKSEACFSCVEVLGTGSYYERLKISNPNEFDIMLKVPDMRVELEPCNVAASGAFFYVKLKRNPGEKAHLAKFLDDKMHLSSSDMLSALRNIIVEEVKKKKDLDVEVHVERKKPGCPAVTLLIGKPPSVISVDIILALEFRHRTWCESTRNGLDITGWLGSKVKNAFLNEPLYLVPKIAKDGKCLIENTWRLSFSHIEKAIMTNHGNSKTCCEKNGQRCCRKDCLKLLKYLLEQLKTKHENRNQFEKFHSYFAKTAFLHACTKWSRDDEWLAANLHECFNRLLDYFVGCLRAAELKHFFIPEFNLLQTVEKTKCNALAKVIESEQNNMFPIFFL, encoded by the exons ATGTGGCTGGGCGGGCGCGGGGCGCCGACACAGGAGACGCTGAGCTCCGCAGCGAGGACATCTTTTTCTGACGCCATGGGGCGCGGTGGAGCCGGGAGAGGCGCGAGGAAGGGCGAGGCGGCCCCGGCAGCGAAAGGGGACGGAGGCACTGCGGGATCCAAAGGGCGAGGGGAGGGCAGACGGGGCGACGAGGGAGACCGGGCATCGCAGCGGGCGGGGAAAGGAGTTGCTGCCTCAAGTGGGAGGAAAACgtcccagaagaagaaggagCCAGACCAAGCTAAGAGCAAACTTGCTCCCGAGGAGCCTGGCTTGTGGCAGGCGCTGGGAAAGCTCACGCTCGATGCAGGGGAGCGCGCCGACGCCGAGGAACCCCTGCAGGCAGCGAACGGCGCTGCTGCCCAAAGTGGGAAGAAAAGCTCCCAGAAGGAGCCGCCGGATCAGAGGAAAGCCGTAGGGGGGGCCCGGAGGAAACTGAAGAGCACATTTGCTCCCGAGGAGCCTGGCGCGAACGGCATCCCAAGCCTGATACAGGCGCTGGGAATGTGCACCATCTCGGCAGAGGAACGGCCCAAAGCCGAGGCAGCAAACGGCGCTGCTGCCCCGAGTGGGAAGAAAGCTTCCCGGAAGGAAAAAGGCGCGCAAAAGGCGCAGGAAGCCGAGCAGGCTATGTGTGCTCTGGTAAAACTAGAGCCCGCCCCGCGAGGAAGCGCAGTAGTAGCCCCCAACAAGCGGGTCGCTTCCCAGAAGGCGAAGCCTCTCcccaaagaggaggaagaagtcgGCCAGCCAGGCAAAGAAAGCGCCTCCACAGAGAGGAGAGCGTCCCgaaagagagagcaggagaaggcaTATGAGCTGGCGGGGAAGGAGGCCGGCGCCCGAGGGAAGCTGCTTCCCAAAGAGCCTGGCCCGAGGGGCAACCGCAGCTTGAGGCAGGTGCTGGAGAAGCTCAGGCTAGCTAAAGAGGAGCGCTCCAAGGCCGCGCAGCTGGTTAACAAGGTCAGGGTCATCCTGGTAAAAGCAATAAAGAGTGAAGCGTGCTTCTCCTGCGTCGAAGTGCTGGGCACCGGCAGTTACTACGAGCGCCTGAAG ATTTCTAACCCAAATGAATTTGATATTATGCTCAAAGTACCAGATATGAGAGTTGAACTAGAACCCTGCAATGTTGCTGCTTCTGGTGCTTTCTTCTATGTAAAATTGAAAAGGAACCCTGGAGAAAAGGCACATCTAGCTAAATTTTTAGATGACAAAATGCATCTTTCATCTTCTGATATGCTGTCAGCACTGAGGAACATTATTGtagaagaagtaaaaaaaaaaaagg ATCTGGATGTGGAAGTGCATGTAGAGAGAAAGAAGCCTGGATGCCCAGCAGTAACCCTTCTCATTGGAAAGCCTCCCTCCGTTATATCGGTAGATATCATTCTTGCTTTGGAATTTCGGCACCGGACCTGGTGTGAAAGTACAAGGAATGGCCTGGATATTACAGGATGGCTAGGAAGTAAAGTAAAGAATGCCTTTTTAAACGAACCACTCTACCTCGTGCCCAAGATTGCCAAAGATGGAAAGTGCTTAATAG aaAACACTTGGCGACTCTCTTTTTCACATATTGAGAAGGCTATAATGACTAATCATGGCAACTCAAAGACCTGTTGTGAAAAAAATGGACAAAGATGCTGCAG GAAAGATTGTCTTAAGCTTCTGAAGTATTTGCTGGAGCAgcttaaaacaaaacatgaaaacagaaatcagttTGAAAAATTCCACTCTTACTTTGCCAAAACTGCCTTTCTTCATGCATGTACCAAGTGGTCCCGTGATGATGAATGGCTTGCAGCAAATCTTCACGAATGTTTCAACAGACTACTGGATTATTTCGTGGGTTGTCTCAGAGCGGCCGAGTTAAAACACTTTTTTATACCTGAGTTCAACTTGCTTCAGACAGTTGAAAAGACCAAATGTAATGCACTTGCAAAAGTAATTGAAAGTGAGCAAAACAATATGTTTCCTATATTTTTCCtgtaa
- the MTO1 gene encoding protein MTO1 homolog, mitochondrial isoform X1 produces the protein MREAPRPLRSGWSRPPRRHGARWRRPCVARSSRCASRAPSRRRADLKELRRVFLSGLGMLPLRRVWRRLAAPRDPGTWLRSARGEVTSAAAGPSSVSKYDVVVIGGGHAGTEAAAAAARVGARTLLVTHKVDTIGQMSCNPSFGGIGKGHLVREVDALDGLCARICDQSGVHYKVLNKCKGPAVWGLRAQIDRELYKENMQKEILQTPLLTVCEASVEDFLLTDPESDHPGKCCVSGVVLEDGRRVHAGSVVLTTGTFLRGMILIGLEMHPAGRMGDQPSIGLAQTLEKLGFTIGRLKTGTPPRLVKDSIDFSVLERHPADSSPVPFSFLSESVWIKPEDQLSCYLTHTNPKVEKIIHENLHLNNHVRETTRGPRYCPSLESKVLRFPNRAHQVWLEPEGLDSNVIYPQGISLTLPSEIQEELITHIKGLEKAKMVQPGYGVQYDFLDPRQLTASLESRLVQRLFFAGQINGTTGYEEAAAQGVVAGINASLRVTGKPPFIVSRTEGYIGVLIDDLTTLGTSEPYRMFTSRVEFRMSLRPDNADSRLTFRGYHEAGCVSQKRYEQASQMKAVLDEGLEMLKSIQFSNAKWAKLIPEIAISASRSSPCSALDILQYQGANMEILSRAVPGPLKKFAEWRQLAERLKIEAVYEWHVSVQRLEIEEVRQDEALQLPEDLDYFAIDASLSQEVREKLDSHRPQTIGAVSRIPGVTPAAVLNLLRFVKNHHKRAEQTSERCRIATPIPDVNLLGQRKLQATDM, from the exons ATGCGGGAAGCGCCCCGACCCTTGCGCAGTGGGTGGAGCCGGCCGCCTCGACGTCACGGGGCAAGATGGCGGCGCCCTTGCGTGGCGCGGAGTAGCCGGTGCGCGTCCCGCGCTCCTTCCCGCCGCCGCGCCGACCTGAAGGAGCTTCGGCGGGTCTTTCTGTCCGGCCTCGGGATGTTGCCGCTCAGGCGCGTCTGGCGCCGCCTCGCCGCTCCCCGGGACCCCGGGACGTGGCTGCGGAGCGCGAGGGGCGAGGTGACCTCGGCGGCCGCCGGCCCCTCCAGCGTTTCCAAGTACGACGTCGTCGTGATCGGCGGTGGCCACGCCGGCACTGAAGCggctgcggcggcggcgagggTGGGAGCCCGCACCCTCCTCGTCACGCACAAGGTGGACACCATAG GGCAAATGTCATGTAACCCTTCCTTTGGTGGAATTGGAAAAGGACATCTGGTCAGGGAAGTGGACGCACTGGACGGGCTCTGCGCACGAATCTGCGATCAGTCGGGAGTGCATTACAAAGTGCTAAATAAATGCAAGGGACCGGCCGTCTGGGGTCTCCGAGCCCAGATTGACAGAGAGCTCTATAAAGAGAACATGCAG AAAGAAATTCTCCAAACCCCACTTCTGACAGTTTGTGAAGCTTCTGTGGAAGATTTTCTACTGACAGACCCAGAATCGGATCATCCAGGCAAATGTTGCGTCAGTGGAGTCGTGTTGG AAGACGGAAGGAGAGTGCATGCTGGGAGTGTTGTTCTAACCACGGGAACATTTCTGAGGGGCATGATCCTAATTGGACTGGAAATGCATCCTGCCGGGCGGATGGGAGACCAGCCCTCCATTGGCCTTGCTCAGACTCTGGAGAAACTTGGATTTACCATAGGAAGGTTAAAGACTGGAACTCCACCCCGACTGGTGAAAGactccattgacttcagtgtCCTCGAGAGGCATCCCGCTGACAGCTCTCCTGTGCCGTTCAGCTTCCTTAGTGAATCTGTGTGGATTAAG CCAGAAGATCAGCTGTCATGTTAcctgacacacacaaaccccaaagTGGAGAAAATCATCCATGAGAACCTTCACCTGAACAACCACGTCAGAGAGACAACAAGAGGACCCCG GTACTGTCCCTCACTAGAGTCGAAAGTTCTGCGTTTTCCAAATCGCGCACATCAGGTCTGGCTTGAGCCTGAGGGTCTGGATTCCAACGTCATCTACCCACAGGGAATATCTCTGACGTTGCCATCTGAGATCCAGGAGGAGCTCATCACCCATATTAAGGGCTTGGAAAAAGCAAAAATGGTACAGCCAG GCTATGGAGTGCAATATGACTTTCTAGACCCACGTCAGCTGACCGCCTCCCTTGAGTCTCGCCTCGTCCAGCGGCTCTTCTTTGCAGGGCAGATAAATGGCACAACAGGCTACGAAGAGGCTGCAGCTCAG GGTGTGGTTGCTGGAATCAATGCCAGTCTGCGGGTCACTGGGAAACCTCCATTTATTGTCAGCCGCACGGAGGGGTACATTGGGGTTCTGATTGACGATCTCACTACTCTGGGCACCAGTGAGCCGTACCGCATGTTCACCAGCCGAGTGGAGTTTCGGATGTCTCTGAGGCCAGATAACGCTGACAGCAGACTCACCTTCCGAG GCTATCATGAAGCTGGCTGTGTTTCTCAAAAGCGGTATGAGCAAGCATCTCAGATGAAAGCAGTGTTGGATGAAGGACTTGAAATGCTGAAATCTATTCAGTTCAGCAATGCAAAATGGGCCAAGCTCATACCAGAGATTGCAATAAGTGCCAGTCGTAGCTCTCCTTGCAG TGCCCTGGACATCCTTCAGTATCAGGGGGCCAATATGGAGATTTTGTCACGAGCTGTCCCAGGGcctctgaaaaagtttgctgaatgGAGACAACTGGCAGAAAGGCTGAAAATAGAAG CTGTTTATGAATGGCATGTGTCCGTTCAGAGGTTGGAAATAGAGGAAGTGCGTCAGGATGAGGCTCTTCAGCTGCCAGAAGATCTGGATTACTTTGCCATTGATGCATCACTCTCTCAGGAAGTGCGAGAGAAGCTGGACTCCCACCGTCCCCAGACG ATTGGCGCTGTCAGCCGCATTCCTGGAGTTACACCTGCTGCTGTTCTAAATCTACTGAGGTTTGTGAAGAACCATCACAAAAGAGCAGAGCAAACAAGTGAGAGATGTAGGATTGCTACCCCCATCCCTGATGTCAACCTGCTGGGACAAAGAAAGCTCCAAGCTACTGATATGTGA
- the MTO1 gene encoding protein MTO1 homolog, mitochondrial isoform X2 yields MSCNPSFGGIGKGHLVREVDALDGLCARICDQSGVHYKVLNKCKGPAVWGLRAQIDRELYKENMQKEILQTPLLTVCEASVEDFLLTDPESDHPGKCCVSGVVLEDGRRVHAGSVVLTTGTFLRGMILIGLEMHPAGRMGDQPSIGLAQTLEKLGFTIGRLKTGTPPRLVKDSIDFSVLERHPADSSPVPFSFLSESVWIKPEDQLSCYLTHTNPKVEKIIHENLHLNNHVRETTRGPRYCPSLESKVLRFPNRAHQVWLEPEGLDSNVIYPQGISLTLPSEIQEELITHIKGLEKAKMVQPGYGVQYDFLDPRQLTASLESRLVQRLFFAGQINGTTGYEEAAAQGVVAGINASLRVTGKPPFIVSRTEGYIGVLIDDLTTLGTSEPYRMFTSRVEFRMSLRPDNADSRLTFRGYHEAGCVSQKRYEQASQMKAVLDEGLEMLKSIQFSNAKWAKLIPEIAISASRSSPCSALDILQYQGANMEILSRAVPGPLKKFAEWRQLAERLKIEAVYEWHVSVQRLEIEEVRQDEALQLPEDLDYFAIDASLSQEVREKLDSHRPQTIGAVSRIPGVTPAAVLNLLRFVKNHHKRAEQTSERCRIATPIPDVNLLGQRKLQATDM; encoded by the exons ATGTCATGTAACCCTTCCTTTGGTGGAATTGGAAAAGGACATCTGGTCAGGGAAGTGGACGCACTGGACGGGCTCTGCGCACGAATCTGCGATCAGTCGGGAGTGCATTACAAAGTGCTAAATAAATGCAAGGGACCGGCCGTCTGGGGTCTCCGAGCCCAGATTGACAGAGAGCTCTATAAAGAGAACATGCAG AAAGAAATTCTCCAAACCCCACTTCTGACAGTTTGTGAAGCTTCTGTGGAAGATTTTCTACTGACAGACCCAGAATCGGATCATCCAGGCAAATGTTGCGTCAGTGGAGTCGTGTTGG AAGACGGAAGGAGAGTGCATGCTGGGAGTGTTGTTCTAACCACGGGAACATTTCTGAGGGGCATGATCCTAATTGGACTGGAAATGCATCCTGCCGGGCGGATGGGAGACCAGCCCTCCATTGGCCTTGCTCAGACTCTGGAGAAACTTGGATTTACCATAGGAAGGTTAAAGACTGGAACTCCACCCCGACTGGTGAAAGactccattgacttcagtgtCCTCGAGAGGCATCCCGCTGACAGCTCTCCTGTGCCGTTCAGCTTCCTTAGTGAATCTGTGTGGATTAAG CCAGAAGATCAGCTGTCATGTTAcctgacacacacaaaccccaaagTGGAGAAAATCATCCATGAGAACCTTCACCTGAACAACCACGTCAGAGAGACAACAAGAGGACCCCG GTACTGTCCCTCACTAGAGTCGAAAGTTCTGCGTTTTCCAAATCGCGCACATCAGGTCTGGCTTGAGCCTGAGGGTCTGGATTCCAACGTCATCTACCCACAGGGAATATCTCTGACGTTGCCATCTGAGATCCAGGAGGAGCTCATCACCCATATTAAGGGCTTGGAAAAAGCAAAAATGGTACAGCCAG GCTATGGAGTGCAATATGACTTTCTAGACCCACGTCAGCTGACCGCCTCCCTTGAGTCTCGCCTCGTCCAGCGGCTCTTCTTTGCAGGGCAGATAAATGGCACAACAGGCTACGAAGAGGCTGCAGCTCAG GGTGTGGTTGCTGGAATCAATGCCAGTCTGCGGGTCACTGGGAAACCTCCATTTATTGTCAGCCGCACGGAGGGGTACATTGGGGTTCTGATTGACGATCTCACTACTCTGGGCACCAGTGAGCCGTACCGCATGTTCACCAGCCGAGTGGAGTTTCGGATGTCTCTGAGGCCAGATAACGCTGACAGCAGACTCACCTTCCGAG GCTATCATGAAGCTGGCTGTGTTTCTCAAAAGCGGTATGAGCAAGCATCTCAGATGAAAGCAGTGTTGGATGAAGGACTTGAAATGCTGAAATCTATTCAGTTCAGCAATGCAAAATGGGCCAAGCTCATACCAGAGATTGCAATAAGTGCCAGTCGTAGCTCTCCTTGCAG TGCCCTGGACATCCTTCAGTATCAGGGGGCCAATATGGAGATTTTGTCACGAGCTGTCCCAGGGcctctgaaaaagtttgctgaatgGAGACAACTGGCAGAAAGGCTGAAAATAGAAG CTGTTTATGAATGGCATGTGTCCGTTCAGAGGTTGGAAATAGAGGAAGTGCGTCAGGATGAGGCTCTTCAGCTGCCAGAAGATCTGGATTACTTTGCCATTGATGCATCACTCTCTCAGGAAGTGCGAGAGAAGCTGGACTCCCACCGTCCCCAGACG ATTGGCGCTGTCAGCCGCATTCCTGGAGTTACACCTGCTGCTGTTCTAAATCTACTGAGGTTTGTGAAGAACCATCACAAAAGAGCAGAGCAAACAAGTGAGAGATGTAGGATTGCTACCCCCATCCCTGATGTCAACCTGCTGGGACAAAGAAAGCTCCAAGCTACTGATATGTGA